Genomic DNA from Azospirillum brasilense:
GCCGGGTGTCGGTGCGCGCGGCCCTGCAGAAGCTGAAGACCCAGGGCTTCCTGACCGCCGTGCAGGGCGGCGGCACGCGGGTGGTGTCCTCCGCCGGCGCCATGGACGGCGCGCTGACCGAAATGGTCCGGGTGAAGCACGCCAACCTCTGCGACCTCGTGGAGATCCGGCAGGCCCTGGAAAGCTGGGCGGCCCGGCGCGCCACCGAACGCGCCACCCAGGAGCAGATCGACCACATCGGGCGGGTCCTCGCCGCGATGGGCGAGACGGGCCGCGACGGCAAGCAGGCCGCCGACGACATGGACTTCCACCTCGCCGTCGCCCAGGCGGCGGGAAGCCCGGTCTACCTGCATCTGCTGGCGACCATCCGCGACATTCTGGGCCAGATGATGGAGTACCATCACACCGAGCCCTTCGCGCTGGGCCGCGAGGCGCTGATGATCGACCATCACCGCGCCATCTACGACGCCATACGGCGCCGCGACGCCGATGCCGCCGCCGTTGCGGCCACCGACCACCTCGGCTGGGTGCTCGACCGTTACAACGACCTGAGCCGGAAGGCGGAGGACCTGTCCCACCCCGACACCGACGCCAATCCGTAAAGCCGGGCCAAACGGGGGGGCCACCCTCCCCGCTCCACCGCCGACACATGAAAAAGCCGCGGGGTCCGGAAACCCCGCGGCTTTTCTTTTCAGCGGACTATGGCGATCCCGGTCAGGCGGCCAGGATGCCCTCGATCTGCTTGGTCACGTCGTCGATCTCGGCCATGCCGTCCACCGTCTTCAGAACGCCTCGGCTCTGATAATACGGGAGGATCGGCGCGGTCTGCTCGTGATACTGGGCGAGGCGGGTCTTCACCGTGTCGGCGTTGTCGTCGGCCCGGCGCTTGAACTCCGTGCTGCCGCAGACGTCGCAGACGCCCTCGACCTTCGGCTTCTCGAAGACGTCGTGATACCCTTTGCCGCACTTGGCGCAGGTGTAACGACCGGTGATGCGCTCGACCAGGATGTCGTCGACGACCTTCATCTCGATGACGTGATCGAGCTTCAGGCCCTTGTCCGACAACATGCTGTCCAGCGCTTCGGCCTGGGCGACCGTGCGCGGGAAGCCGTCGAGGATGAAGCCGTTGGCGACGTCCGGCTTGGAAATGCGCTCAGCGATGATATCGACCATCAGCGCGTCCGGCATCAATTTGCCGGCGGACATGATGTCCTTCGCCTGCTGCCCAAGCGGACCACCCTCGGCGACCATCGCGCGGAGCATGTCGCCCGTGGAAAGCTGGACGAGTCCGCGCGTGTCTTCGAGACGCCGCGCCTGGGTCCCCTTCCCGGCGCCCGGCGGTCCGAGCAGAATGAGATTCATTACTTTCTCCCCCGAAGCTTCGCTTTTTTAATCAGCCCCTCATACTGGTGGGCCAGCAGATGGGAATGAATCTGCGCAACCGTGTCCATCGTCACCGTGACCACGATCAGCAGGCTGGTGCCGCCAAAATAGAACGGAACCGAATGCTGGGAAATCAGGATTTCGGGGAGGAGACAAACCGCCACAAGGTACGCGGAACCGATCACCGTCAGGCGGGTCAGCACGTAGTCGATGTAGTCCGCGGTGTTCTTGCCCGGACGGATGCCGGGAATGAAACCGCCATACTTACGCAGGTTCTCGGCCGTGTCCGCGGGGTTGAAGACGATGGCCGTGTAGAAGAAGCAGAAGAAGATGATCAGCGCCGAATACAGGATCATGTAGAGCGGCGTGCCGTGCGCCAGATAGCGCGTGACGGTCTGCAGCCACTCCGGACCCTCGCCGCCGGCGAAGCCGACCGCGGTCAGCGGCAGCAGCAGCAGCGACGACGCGAAGATCGGCGGGATGACGCCCGCGGTGTTCAGCTTCAGCGGCAGGTGCGACGCTTCGCCGCCGAACACGCGGTTGCCCATCTGCCGCTTCGGGTACTGGATCAGCAAGCGGCGCTGCGCGCGCTCCATGAACACGATGAAGAACACGACGCCCACCGCCATCAGCAGCAGGAAGACGATGAACAGCGTGGACAGCGCGCCGGTGCGGCCCAGCTCCAGCGTGCTGACGAGAGCGCGCGGCAACTCGGCGACGATGCCGGCGAAGATGATGAGGGAGATGCCGTTGCCGATGCCGCGGGCGGTGATCTGCTCGCCCAGCCACATCAGGAACATCGTGCCGCCGACCAGCGTGATGACCGTGGCGATCTTGAAGAACAGCCCCGGTTCGGGAACCGCGGCGCCGGACGCGCCGGTCATCGCCTCGAGCCCCACCGCCAGACCCCAGGCCTGCACGGTCGCCAGAAGGACGGTGCCGTAGCGGGTGTACTGGTTCAGCTTCTTGCGACCCGACTCGCCCTCCTTCTTCAGCGCTTCCATCTGCGGCGACACCGCGGTCAGGAGCTGCACGATGATGGAGGCCGAAATATACGGCATGATGTTGAGCGCGAAGATCGTCATGCGGTGCAGCGCGCCGCCGGCCAGCATGTCGAACATGCCCAGGATGCCCCCGCCCTGCTGCCGGAAAATATCGGCCAGGATCTGCGGGTTGACGCCCGGAATCGGGATGTAGGTGCCCAGGCGGTAGATGATCAAGGCACCAAGGGTGAACCAGATCCGCTTCTTCAGCTCGGTCGCCTTGGAGAAGGCCCCGAAATTAATGTTCGCGGCAAGCTGCTCGGCCGCTGATGCCATGGGTCGTATCCCTGTCCCTAATGCACGAACGGGGCGGTCCTGCAGGATGCAGGCCGCCCCTCGCAACTTCGCTTCATTTAGTGCCGGAAGGTGCCCGCGCGCAAGCGCGGGCTTCCGATCACTCGGCGGCTTCGGCGGCGGACGCGGTCAGCGTGACGCTGCCACCCGCCTTCTCGACCGCTTCCACAGCCGACTTGGAGGCGCCGGCCACGGTGAAGCTGGCCTTCGTCGTCAGGGCGCCCTTGCCCAGCAGACGGATGCCGTCCTTCTTCACCTTACCGGTGACGCCCGCCGCTTCCAGAGCCACCGCATCGATGGTCTGGCTGGCGTCGAGCTTGCCGGCGTCGATGAACTTCTGGACCAGGCCCAGGTTCACGACCGAGTATTCCTTCGCGAAGATGTTTCGGAAACCGCGCTTCGGAAGGCGGCGGTGAAGGGGCATCTGGCCGCCTTCAAAGCCGTTGATGGCCACGCCGGTGCGCGAGGTCTGACCCTTGACGCCACGGCCGCCGGTCTTGCCCTTGCCCGAACCGATACCGCGGCCGACGCGCATGCGCTCCTTACGGGCACCGGGGTTGTCCCGGAGATCGTTCAGCTTCGTCATGGGTTCAGCCCTCGTTCTCGACGCGGACCAGGTGCGCGACCTTGGCGATCATGCCCCGCACGGCCGGAGTGTCCTCCAGCTCGCGGGTCCGGTGCAGCTTGTTGAGACCCAGACCGACCAGCGTCTCGCGCTGGTCGTGCTTGCGGCCGATCGGGCTGCCGGTCTGGGTGACGATGACGGTCTTCTTCTCGGCCATGATCAAGCCTCCTGCGCACCGGCAGCGCCGGTTTCACGCTTACCGAGGATGTCGCTCACGCGACGGCCGCGACGGGCGGCGACGCTGCGCGGGCTGGAAACCTGCGACAGGGCGTCGAAGGTCGCCTTGATCATGTTGTGCGGGTTCGAGGTGCCGATGGACTTCGTCACCACGTCCTGCACACCCAGCGCCTCGAAGATCGCGCGCATCGGACCGCCGGCGATGATGCCGGTACCGGCCGGGGCGGTGCGCAGCACGACCTTGCCGGCACCGAAGTGACCGTTGGAGTCGTGGTGCAGCGTGCGGCCTTCGCGGAGCGGAACGCGGATCATGCCGCGCTTCGCCTGGTCGGTCGCCTTGCGGATCGCCTCCGGCACCTCACGGGCCTTGCCCGATCCGACGCCGACGCGGCCCTTGCCGTCACCGACCACCACGAGGGCGGCGAAGCCGAAGCGACGGCCGCCCTTCACAACCTTGGCGACGCGGTTGATACCAACGAGCTTTTCGATCAGCTCGCTCTCTTCCCGGTCGCGATCGCGCGGCTGCCGATCACGGTCGCTCCGCTCGCCTCTTTCACGTGCCATTTCGGAGCCTCCTTAGAACGACAGCCCGCCCTCGCGGGCGGCGTCAGCCAGGGCCTTGACCCGGCCGTGGTAAATGTAGCCACCACGGTCGAACACGACCTCGGTGACGCCCGCCGCCTTGGCGCGCTCGGCGATGAGCGCACCGATCTTCTGGGCGGCTTCGACGTTCCCACCGTGCTTGAGCTGCTCGCGCAGCTCCTTTTCCACGGACGAAGCCGAGGCGACCGTGCGGCCGTTCTCGTCGTCGATGATCTGGGCGTAGATGTGCAGATTGGACCGGAAAACCGAGAGGCGAGCCCGCCCGCCGGCCTTCTTGGCAATCTGCGCGCGCACGCGCTGCTTGCGGCGCTCGTGGAGTTGCTTTGGCTTGAGCATGGCGGACCTTACTTCTTCTTGCCTTCCTTACGGATCAGCGTCTCGGTCTCGTACTTGATGCCCTTGCCCTTATAGGGCTCCGGCTTCTTCCAACCGCGGATCTCCGCGGCGACTTGACCGACCTTCTGCTTGTCGAAGCCCGACACCGAGATCGCGGTGGGCTTGTCACACTTGATGGTGATGCCCTCCGGGATCGGGTACTTGACGTCGTGCGAGTAGCCGAGCTGCATGACCAGCTCCTTGCCCTGCACGGCGGCACGGTAACCGACGCCGTTGATCTCGAGGTTGATGGTGAAGCCCTGGTTGACGCCCGTGACCATGTTGTTGATCAGGGTGCGCGAGGTTGCCCACATGACGCGGGCGCGCTTGCTGTCGTTCGCCGGGGCCACCACGACCTTGCCGTCTTCCAGCTTGGCCGTGATGTCGTCGATGAGGGTCAGGCTGAGCGAACCCAGCTTGCCCTTGGCCGACACCTGCTGGCCGTTGACGGAGACGTCAACACCAGCCGGAACCGGCACGGGATGCTTTCCAATGCGCGACATCGAAGGGTCCCCCTTAGAACACGCGGCAGAGGACTTCACCGCCGACGTTGGCGGCGCGGGCCTCATTGTCCGACATCACGCCGCGCGGCGTGGAGAGGATCGCGATGCCGAGGCCGTTGAAGACGCGGGGCAGATCGGTGATCTTCGAATAGACGCGGCGGCCGGGCTTCGACACGCGGGCGATCTGCTTAATGACAGGCTCGCCTTCGTGATACTTCAGCTCGATCTTCAGGTTCTTGATGCCGGGGCGCAGCTCCTCCTCGGAGTAGCCGCGGATGTAACCCTCGCGCTTGAGAACCTCAAGCACGTTGCTGCGCAGCTTCGACGCCGGGCTCTGCACAACAGACATACGGGCGTGCTGACCGTTGCGGATGCGGGTCAGCATATCGCCGAGCGGATCGCTCAAAGACATTCTCCGACCCTCCTTACCAGCTCGACTTCACCATCCCCGGGATCTGGCCGGTCGAGGCCAGTTCGCGGAGGGTGACGCGGGACAGCTTGAACTTGCGATAGAACGCCCGCGGACGGCCGGTCATTTCGCAGCGGTTGCGGATGCGCACCTTCGACGAGTTGCGCGGCAGCTCGGCCAGCTTGAGGCGGGCGGCGAACTGCTCTTCCGGCGGGAGGGAGCGATCGGAGGCGATGGCCTTCAGGCGGGCACGCTTGTTGGCGAACTGCTTCACCAGCTTGGTGCGACGCTTGTTCTTCTCGATGGCACTGGTCTTAGCCATGGGGTCGTGCTCCAGCCAATCAGGCCACAAACGGCATGTCGAAGGCCTTCAGGAGAGCCTTGGCCTCCTTGTCGGTCTTCGCCGAGGTGACGAAAATGATGTCCATGCCGCGGATCTGATCGATCTTGTCGTAGTCGATCTCCGGGAAAATGATCTGCTCCTTCACGCCCATGGCATAGTTGCCACGGCCGTCGAAGCTGTTGCCGGGGATGCCGCGGAAGTCGCGGACACGCGGCAACGCGATCGTGACCAGGCGATCCAGGAACTCGTACATGCGGTCACGGCGGAGCGTGACCTTGCACCCGATCGCCATGCCCTCACGCAGCTTGAACTGCGCGATCGACTTGCGGGACTTCGTGACGATCGGCTTCTGGCCGCTGATCGCCGTCAGTTCGCTCACCGCATTCTGGATCTTCTTGGAGTCGCCGACAGCCTCGCCGACACCCATGTTGATGACGATCTTCTCGATCCGCGGAACTTCCATATCGTTCGCGTAGCCGAACTCAGCCTTGAGCGCGGCGCGGATCTTGGAGTCGTACACTTCCTTCAAACGTGCAGCCATTGGTCCGGTCCTCACACGTCGATGACTTCGCCGGACCGCTTGGCGACACGCACCTTGCGGCCATCCTCAAGGATCTTGAAACCGACGCGGGTCGGCTTGCCGTCCTTGGGGTCGACATGAGCAACGTTCGAGACGTTGATCGGCGCCTCGAACTCAACGATGCCGCCCTGCGAGGTGGCGCTCGGACGCTGGTGCTTCTTCACCACGTTCACGCCCTGCACGACGACACGGTTTTCCGCCGGGATGACCTTGAGGACCTCACCGGTCTTGCCCTTGTCCTTACCGGCAAGGATGACGACCTTGTCCTTGGTCTTGATCTTCGCGGCCATCACAGCACCTCCGGCGCCAGCGAGATGATCTTCATGAACTTCTTGCCGCGAAGCTCACGAGTGACCGGCCCGAAGATACGCGTGCCGATCGGCTCGCCCTGCTTGTTGATCAGCACGGCGGCATTGCGGTCGAAACGGATCGCGGACCCGTCCTCCCGGCGCAGTTCCTTCGCGGTGCGGACGATGACGGCGCGATGCACGTCGCCCTTCTTGACGCGACCCTTCGGAATGGCCTCCTTGACCGAGACGACGATGACGTCGCCGACGGTGGCCACCTTCCGCTTGGACCCGCCAAGCACCTTGATGCACTGCACCCGGCGCGCCCCGCTATTGTCGGCGACTTCCAGGTTGGTTTGCATCTGGATCATGGTTTGTACCCTTCCGTTTACGCGGCGCCGCTAACGGCGGCGGACTCAAGCACGACCGTCCAGCGCTTGCGCTTGGAGATCGGGCGGCATTCGATGATCGAAACGGTATCGCCGACCTTGAACTGGTTGCCCTCGTCGTGGGCGGCGTACTTCTTCGACTGACGAATGAACTTCTTGTACACGGGGTGCATGACGCGGCGCTCGACCAGGACGATAACCGTCTTGTCGCCCTTGTCGCTGACCACCGTGCCCTGCAGAACGCGGCGAGGCATAGGTAGCCCTCCTTACTTGCCGGCTTCGGCCGAGCGCGAACGCTCGCCGAGGATCGTCTTGATGCGCGCGATGTCGCGACGCACCACCTGCACCCGCGCGGTGTTCTCCAGCTGGCCGGAGGCCCGCTGGAAACGCAGGTTGAACTGTTCCTTCTTGAGCTGGAGGAGCTGATCGTTCAGCTCCTCGGTGCTCTTCGCACGAACGTCGACGGGCTTCATGCCGCCACCTCCTCACCGCCGCCGAGGCGGGTCACCAGCTTGGTCTTGATCGGCAGCTTGGCGGCCGCCAGGGCGAACGCCTGCTTTGCCACATCCGCGGGCACGCCGTCCAGCTCAAACAGGATGCGGCCGGGATGAACGCGGGCCGCCCAGTACTCGGGCGTGCCCTTACCGGAACCCATGCGGACTTCGGCGGGCTTGGTGGAGACCGGCAGGTCCGGGAACACGCGGATCCACACGCGGCCCTGACGCTTCATGGCACGGGTGATCGCGCGGCGGGCCGCCTCGATCTGACGGGCCGTGATGCGCTCCGGCTCCAGGGCCTTGAGGCCGAAGGAGCCGAAGTTCAGCTGGGTGCCGCCCTTCGCGTTGCCGTGGATGCGGCCCTTGTGGGCCTTGCGGTACTTGGTACGCTTCGGAGAAAGCATCGCTCGTGCCCCTTACTAGCGGTCAGCCCGCTCGGAGCGGTCACGGTCGCCGCGACCACGGCCCCCACGCTCCTCACGGTCACCACGCTCGCGACGCTCACGCCGCGGCTCGCCATCGGTCGACACCGGCTCGGTGCCCATGCGCTTGTCCTGCGCCATCGGGTCGTGCGCCATGATCTCGCCCTTGAAGACCCAAACCTTGACACCGCAGGTGCCGTAGGTGGTCTTCGCGGTCGCGGTGCCGTAGTCGATGTCCGCACGCAGGGTGTGCAGCGGAACGCGGCCCTCGCGGTACCACTCCAGACGGGCGATCTCGGCGCCGCCGAGACGACCGGAGCAGTTGATCCGGATGCCCTGGGCGCCCAGACGCATGGCCGACTGCACGGCGCGCTTCATGGCGCGGCGGAAGGCCACGCGACGCTCGAGCTGGCTGGCGATGTTCTCGGCGATGAGCTTGGCATCGATCTCCGGCTTGCGGATCTCGATGATGTTCAGGCTCACCTCGCCGCCGGCCATCTTCGACAGCTCGGAACGCAGCTTCTCGATGTCCGCGCCCTTCTTGCCGATCACCACACCCGGACGGGCCGAGTGGATGGTGACGCGGGCCTTCTTGGCCGGACGCTCGATGACGACGCGCGAGCAGCCGGCCTGCTGCAGGCGACCCTGCAGATAGCCGCGCAGCTTCAGGTCCTGGTGCAGCAGGTTGGCGTAGTCGCGCTTGGCGAACCAACGGCTGTCCCAGGTCCGGTTGATGCCGAGGCGCAGCCCGATCGGATTGACTTTCTGACCCATCTTACTCGGCCCCTTCGGCAGCGGCGGCGTCGCGCTCACGCACGATGATCGTCAGGTTGGAGAACAGCTTCTCGACCCGCGCGCCGCGCCCACGGGCGCGGGCGTGGAAGCGCTTCATCACCAGGGCGCGGCCGACCGTCGCCGAGGAGACGTACAGGCGGTCCACATCGAGCTGATGGTTGTTCTCGGCGTTGGCGATCGCGGCCTGGAGGACCTTCTTCACCTCGCCGGCGATGCGGCGCTTGGAGAAGGTCAGCTCGGCCACGGCGCTGCTGGCATCCTTGTTCCGGATGAGCTGGGCGACGAGGTTCAGCTTGCGCGGGCTGGTGCGGATCATCGGATTGGAGGCGATGGCCTCGTTCTCCGCGATACGGCTGGGGTTGGAGGGCTTGCCCATGGCTTACTTCCTCTTCGCCTTCTTGTCCGCCGCGTGCCCGTAGAAGGTGCGCGTCGGAGCGAACTCACCGAACTTGTGGCCGATCATGTTCTCGGTCACCAGAACCGGCAGGAACTTGTGGCCATTGTACACGCCGAACGTGAGACCCACGAACTGCGGCAGGATCGTCGAGCGGCGCGACCAGATCTTGATGATCTCGTTGCGGCCCGAGGCCCGCGACTTGTCCGCCTTCTTGAGCAGGTAGCCGTCGACGAACGGGCCCTTCCAAACGGAGCGTGCCATCGTCCGCCCTCCTTACTTCGAATGACGGCGGCGCAGGATCAGGCCATCCGTCTTCTTGTTGTGACGAGTCTTCTTGCCCTTGGTCGGCTTGCCCCACGGCGTGACCGGATGACGGCCACCCGAGGTGCGGCCTTCACCACCACCGTGCGGGTGGTCGATCGGGTTCATGGCGACACCACGGACGGACGGACGGATGCCCAGCCAACGGCTGCGACCGGCCTTGCCCTTGTTGGTGTTCATGTTGTCCGGGTTCGACACGGCACCCAGGGTGGCCATGCAGTCGCCGCGGACCACGCGAAGCTCGCCCGAGGGCAGCTTCAGCTGGGCGTACCCGCCGTCGCGGCCGACCAGCTGCAGGTAGGTGCCGGCCGAACGGGCCAGCTGACCACCCTTGCCGGGCTTCAGCTCGACGTTGTGCAGCACGGAGCCGACCGGGATGTTCTTCAGCGGCATGGCGTTGCCGGGCTTCACATCCACCTTCTCGCCGGCGATGACCGTGTCGCCCACCTTCAGGCGCTGCGGCGCCAGGATGTACGAGACGGTGCCGTCCTCATACTTGATGAGGGCGATAAAGGCCGTGCGGTTCGGATCGTACTCCAGGCGCTCAACCGTCGCCGGGACGTCGAACTTGCGACGCTTGAAGTCCACCAGACGGTAGACGCGCTTGTGACCGCCACCCATCCGGCGCGCGGTGATGCGGCCGGTGTTGTTGCGGCCGCCGGACTTGGTCAGGCCCTCGGTGAGGGTCTTGACCGGCTTGCCCTTCCACAGCTCCGAGCGGTCGACGATGACCAGCTGGCGGAGCGACGGCGTAATTGGGCGATATTGCTTCAGAGCCATCGGATCACACTCCCGCTCAGATGCCCGTGGTCACGTCGATCTTGTTCCCCTCGGCGAGGGTCACGACGGCCTTCTTGAAGTCCGAGCGACGGCCGATGGTGCCGCGGAAGCGCTTGGTCTTGCCCTTGGAAACCAGGGTGTTGACCGCCGTCACCTTCACGTTGAACAGCCCCTCGACCGCCGCCTTGATCTCCGGCTTGGACGCCGACAGCGGCACGCGGAACGTCACCTGATTGTGCTCCGACGCCATCGTCGACTTCTCGGTGATCACCGGAGCCAGGATGAGGTCGTACATCCGCTCCTGGCTCACCGCAGGTTTCGACTGCTTGCTCATTTCAGGCGAGCCTCCAGCTGCTCGACCGCGTTGCGGGTCAGGACCAGCGTATCGCGGCGAAGAATGTCGTAGACGTTGGCGCCCTGCTCCGGCAGCACGTCGATCAGCGGGATGTTGCGCGAGGCCCGAGCGAAGTTCTCGTTCAGGTTGGCGCCATCGATGATCAGAGCCGAGGTCAGGCCGAGCGAGGCGAGACGGACAGCCAGTTCCTTGGTCTTGTGGGTCTCGGCCGAAGCGGCGTCGAGGACCAGGAGCTTGCCTTCCGCGGCCTTGGTGGACAGCGCGGTCTTCAGGGCCAGCTTGCGGACCTTCTTGGTCAGGTCGTGCTCGTGCGAGCGGACAACCGGGCCGAAGATGGTCGCGCCGCCGCGGAACTGCGCGGAACGCATGGAACCCTGACGGGCGCGGCCGGTCCCCTTCTGGCGGTACGGCTTCTTGCCGGTGCCGGAGATCTCGCTGATCGTCTTGGTCTTGTGCGTGCCGGCGCGGCGCTTGGCCAGCTGCCAGTTGACCATGCGGGCCAGGATGTCCGTGCGGGACGGGAGGCCGAAGACCTCGTCGGCCAGCTCGATCTCGCCGACGGTCTCGTTGTTCAGGTTCTTAATGGTCGCCTTCATGGCCATCACTCCTGCGGCTCGGCGGCGGCTTCAGCGGCCGGCGCAGCCTTGATCCCGGCGGGGAACGGCAGACCTTCCGGAGCCTTCTTCTTCACCGCGTCGCGGATGCGGAGCCAAGCCCCCTCGGCGCCCGGAACGGCACCCTTGAGGAAGATCAGACCGCGGTCCTCATCGACCGACACGACCTTCAGGTTCAGAACCGTGACCTTCTCGTCGCCGAGATGACCGGCCATCTTCTTGTTCTTGAAGACCTTGCCGGGGTCCTGGCGGTTACCCGTCGAACCGTGCGAGCGGTGCGACACCGACACGCCGTGCGTCGCGCGCAGACCACCGAAGTTCCAGCGCTTCATCGGACCGGCGAAGCCCTTACCGATGGAGGTGCCGGTGACGTCGACGAACTGGCCCGGGACGAAATGCGCAGCCGAGAGCTCGGCGCCGACCTCGATCAGCGCGTCGGCATCGACGCGGAACTCGACCAGCTTGCGCTTGGGCTCGACGCGCGCCTTGGCGAAATGCCCGCGCTGCGGCTTCGTGACGTTCTTCACCTTGATGGCGCCTGCGCCGAGCTGGACGGCGGTGTAGCCATCCTTGTCCTCGGTGCGAACGGCGACGACCTGGCAGCTGTCGACTTTCAGCACAGTCACCGGCACGTGCTGCCCGTCGTCCGTGAAGACGCGGGTCATGCCGACTTTCTGCGCGATCAAACCGGATCGCATTGTTCTTTATCTCCTGACCAGGGACATCCTCAGAGGGAGAGGTCCCTCAACAGCAACGAATTA
This window encodes:
- the rpsS gene encoding 30S ribosomal protein S19, which codes for MARSVWKGPFVDGYLLKKADKSRASGRNEIIKIWSRRSTILPQFVGLTFGVYNGHKFLPVLVTENMIGHKFGEFAPTRTFYGHAADKKAKRK
- the rplB gene encoding 50S ribosomal protein L2, which translates into the protein MALKQYRPITPSLRQLVIVDRSELWKGKPVKTLTEGLTKSGGRNNTGRITARRMGGGHKRVYRLVDFKRRKFDVPATVERLEYDPNRTAFIALIKYEDGTVSYILAPQRLKVGDTVIAGEKVDVKPGNAMPLKNIPVGSVLHNVELKPGKGGQLARSAGTYLQLVGRDGGYAQLKLPSGELRVVRGDCMATLGAVSNPDNMNTNKGKAGRSRWLGIRPSVRGVAMNPIDHPHGGGEGRTSGGRHPVTPWGKPTKGKKTRHNKKTDGLILRRRHSK
- a CDS encoding 50S ribosomal protein L23, giving the protein MSKQSKPAVSQERMYDLILAPVITEKSTMASEHNQVTFRVPLSASKPEIKAAVEGLFNVKVTAVNTLVSKGKTKRFRGTIGRRSDFKKAVVTLAEGNKIDVTTGI
- the rplD gene encoding 50S ribosomal protein L4, producing MKATIKNLNNETVGEIELADEVFGLPSRTDILARMVNWQLAKRRAGTHKTKTISEISGTGKKPYRQKGTGRARQGSMRSAQFRGGATIFGPVVRSHEHDLTKKVRKLALKTALSTKAAEGKLLVLDAASAETHKTKELAVRLASLGLTSALIIDGANLNENFARASRNIPLIDVLPEQGANVYDILRRDTLVLTRNAVEQLEARLK
- the rplC gene encoding 50S ribosomal protein L3, yielding MRSGLIAQKVGMTRVFTDDGQHVPVTVLKVDSCQVVAVRTEDKDGYTAVQLGAGAIKVKNVTKPQRGHFAKARVEPKRKLVEFRVDADALIEVGAELSAAHFVPGQFVDVTGTSIGKGFAGPMKRWNFGGLRATHGVSVSHRSHGSTGNRQDPGKVFKNKKMAGHLGDEKVTVLNLKVVSVDEDRGLIFLKGAVPGAEGAWLRIRDAVKKKAPEGLPFPAGIKAAPAAEAAAEPQE